A portion of the Thalassotalea sp. LPB0316 genome contains these proteins:
- a CDS encoding conjugative transfer protein has product MHHSVCLKMTTLTSKEMLAQWQQHNPQFKETLRLLETDWPHALASVYCLADYLTDAFTLDGHSIFDLCLCNGLGSYEEVSCDDDSVRLWHFIEALTWTAASALTGIRLRDPDHFEWAAVDGVYFYSWIRNRPNRMAYLAEGRIDVRYVSGHTTTKRLQQVIKARIMTPTVAAMLARVEEDVWHEQA; this is encoded by the coding sequence ATGCATCATTCTGTCTGTCTGAAAATGACAACACTTACCAGTAAAGAAATGCTCGCTCAGTGGCAGCAACATAACCCCCAGTTCAAGGAAACCTTAAGACTGCTTGAAACCGACTGGCCTCATGCTTTGGCCTCGGTGTATTGCTTGGCGGACTACTTAACGGATGCGTTCACGTTAGATGGCCATTCCATCTTTGATTTGTGTCTTTGTAATGGCTTGGGCAGTTATGAAGAAGTTAGTTGTGATGATGACAGTGTACGCCTGTGGCATTTCATTGAGGCGCTGACCTGGACTGCCGCCAGTGCTTTAACGGGGATTCGCCTGCGTGATCCTGACCATTTCGAATGGGCCGCCGTGGATGGTGTGTATTTCTACTCCTGGATTCGTAATCGTCCAAATCGGATGGCGTATCTGGCTGAAGGACGCATCGATGTGCGTTATGTCAGTGGTCATACGACGACAAAGCGGCTTCAACAAGTGATTAAAGCCCGGATTATGACGCCAACCGTTGCAGCCATGCTGGCCCGAGTAGAAGAGGATGTTTGGCATGAGCAAGCATAA
- a CDS encoding nucleotidyl transferase AbiEii/AbiGii toxin family protein, with protein MKIDQENFALLVNKAMQVENVSHMRSVIEKELLHYDILFALEKGGLLDKLTFQGGTSLRLCYGGNRFSEDLDFAGGKDFSSAMLADMKHCIEKYIGERYGLEVTVKEPKDLKQDPKYSELSIDKWQIAVVTSPERKDLPKQKIKVEVANIPAYTREPQPLQINYDFLPDGYSDTLILTESLDEVMADKIISLPATTRYVRHRDIWDLAWLQQQGATLNMDLVKNKVSDYKLEHFNKMLENFLERLPDIVSSEAFIAEMKRFLPTDVFDRTLAQDKFQVYLQNTLAKLFKTVSNELLGNVTNNEFRM; from the coding sequence ATGAAAATTGATCAAGAAAATTTCGCGCTATTGGTGAATAAAGCAATGCAGGTTGAAAATGTATCTCATATGCGTTCAGTGATAGAGAAAGAGCTCTTACACTACGATATTTTATTTGCGCTAGAGAAAGGTGGACTTCTAGACAAACTAACTTTTCAAGGTGGCACGTCGTTACGACTTTGTTATGGAGGCAATCGTTTCAGCGAAGATCTGGATTTTGCTGGCGGGAAGGATTTCAGCTCAGCAATGTTGGCAGACATGAAACATTGTATAGAAAAGTACATTGGCGAACGATACGGGCTTGAAGTGACAGTAAAAGAACCAAAGGATCTAAAGCAAGATCCTAAATATTCTGAATTGAGCATTGATAAGTGGCAAATAGCGGTAGTGACTTCTCCTGAGAGAAAAGATCTGCCAAAACAAAAAATCAAAGTAGAAGTGGCAAACATTCCAGCCTATACAAGAGAGCCGCAACCTCTTCAAATAAACTACGATTTTTTGCCTGATGGATACAGTGATACGCTAATTCTGACAGAAAGCTTGGATGAGGTCATGGCGGATAAAATCATTTCTTTACCTGCCACTACAAGGTATGTCCGCCACCGAGATATATGGGATTTAGCTTGGTTACAGCAACAAGGCGCGACACTCAATATGGACTTAGTTAAAAACAAGGTGTCAGATTATAAACTTGAGCACTTCAACAAAATGTTGGAAAACTTTCTCGAACGACTTCCTGATATTGTGTCTAGTGAAGCGTTCATTGCAGAAATGAAACGTTTCTTACCAACAGATGTATTTGATAGAACCCTAGCTCAGGATAAGTTTCAAGTTTACCTGCAAAATACTTTGGCGAAACTATTTAAAACTGTGAGTAACGAGTTACTAGGCAACGTTACAAATAATGAATTTAGAATGTAA
- a CDS encoding DsbC family protein: protein MRKLSPIILALALSPLVQAEPVSEVSPVGKIDGMVSLPVTGMKAVESNGRIVFMSDSGRFVIDGTLYDAWSKKPLTSLEEIREAGNTLDLSRLGLKMDDLNPLTLGEGKKKVVVFVDPRCPHCHELLKQALPLTKEYTFQILPVPVLGPDSERQVRQLGCARDKKAATDALLNGRIGNLEQDDACNLEPMQRTLVTAQILGIQGVPFIVANDGRISRGRPYDLSAWLEGR from the coding sequence ATGCGAAAACTATCTCCAATTATTCTGGCGCTTGCGCTGTCTCCATTGGTTCAAGCTGAACCTGTGTCTGAAGTGTCGCCCGTTGGCAAAATTGACGGCATGGTTTCTTTACCTGTCACTGGTATGAAAGCGGTCGAAAGCAATGGCCGTATTGTTTTCATGTCAGACAGTGGCCGGTTCGTCATTGATGGCACGCTCTATGATGCCTGGTCGAAAAAGCCGCTTACTAGCCTCGAAGAAATTCGTGAAGCTGGTAACACGCTGGACTTAAGTCGTCTTGGCTTAAAAATGGATGATTTGAACCCACTGACTTTAGGCGAAGGCAAAAAGAAAGTGGTGGTCTTTGTTGACCCCCGGTGCCCGCATTGCCATGAGCTTTTGAAACAAGCCCTACCGTTAACCAAAGAATACACCTTCCAAATTCTCCCTGTGCCAGTGCTTGGTCCTGATTCAGAGCGTCAGGTTCGCCAGCTTGGCTGTGCGCGTGACAAGAAAGCAGCCACCGATGCATTGCTCAATGGCCGGATTGGTAACCTAGAACAGGATGATGCCTGCAACTTAGAACCAATGCAGCGTACCTTGGTGACGGCTCAAATCCTGGGCATTCAAGGTGTGCCTTTCATCGTTGCCAATGATGGTCGCATCAGCCGAGGCCGTCCTTATGATCTTTCTGCTTGGTTGGAGGGGCGTTAA
- the traL gene encoding type IV conjugative transfer system protein TraL: MEPVSIPSYIDDPPHFLLWSADEMAPILLGLVIGIFTGNALVLCLLGLVTTKLYRRFRDGRPDGFILHAIYWAGLLPTKAKTIPNPFIRSYLP; encoded by the coding sequence ATGGAACCTGTGAGTATTCCATCCTATATCGATGACCCGCCGCACTTCCTGCTTTGGAGTGCCGATGAGATGGCTCCCATTCTGTTGGGGCTAGTGATCGGCATTTTTACCGGTAATGCCTTGGTTTTATGCCTGTTGGGGTTGGTGACAACCAAGCTCTATCGGCGTTTTCGTGATGGTCGTCCAGATGGTTTTATTCTTCACGCCATCTACTGGGCTGGACTGTTGCCAACCAAAGCCAAGACGATCCCTAACCCATTTATCAGGAGCTATCTGCCGTGA
- a CDS encoding TraE/TraK family type IV conjugative transfer system protein, with amino-acid sequence MKFDVFLKSWQGTQLENRWQRFLIAVLVLSNLLLAVAAFSRNTVVAIQPPTLSEPAEVSRNQATQPYLESWGLYLAELMGNVTPGNVSFIRVAIEPLLSPAVYQQVVDALEIQARQIREDRVTLKFQPRQVEYEYETGHVFVTGYSLVSGPSGDEQRQTRTYEFDIDIEQYRPKLSWMDTYEGQARTKRVREKLTQEQNRRVNDANQN; translated from the coding sequence GTGAAGTTCGACGTATTTTTAAAATCATGGCAAGGCACGCAATTAGAGAACCGATGGCAACGGTTCCTGATTGCGGTGCTGGTGCTATCTAATTTGCTGCTTGCGGTAGCGGCATTTTCTCGCAATACCGTGGTAGCCATTCAACCACCAACTTTGTCTGAACCGGCTGAAGTGTCACGAAACCAAGCCACTCAACCTTACCTTGAATCCTGGGGACTCTACCTGGCTGAGCTTATGGGTAACGTGACGCCAGGTAATGTGTCTTTCATCCGGGTTGCCATTGAGCCGCTACTTTCTCCAGCGGTGTACCAGCAAGTGGTCGATGCACTGGAGATTCAGGCAAGACAAATCCGCGAAGACCGGGTCACGCTCAAATTCCAACCCAGACAAGTGGAGTATGAGTATGAAACCGGCCATGTCTTTGTGACCGGTTATTCCTTGGTTTCTGGGCCATCTGGAGATGAGCAGCGCCAAACTCGCACCTATGAGTTTGACATCGATATTGAGCAATACCGTCCAAAACTTAGCTGGATGGATACGTATGAGGGGCAAGCTAGAACGAAGCGCGTTCGTGAAAAGTTGACCCAAGAGCAAAACCGGAGGGTGAATGATGCGAACCAAAATTAG
- the traA gene encoding TraA family conjugative transfer protein: MTNAVRSIQTQRLMTIGALGLMALMISEPSFAGTGGDAFSDVWDTLKDWTQGTLGRIVAGAMVLVGIVGGIARQSLMAFALGIGGGMGLYNTPTVVESVMSATLPVVASTQEVIGTTVPAISAVLLGT; encoded by the coding sequence ATGACAAATGCAGTTCGCAGCATTCAAACTCAGCGCCTAATGACCATTGGTGCGCTTGGTTTGATGGCGTTAATGATTTCGGAGCCCTCATTTGCGGGCACCGGTGGTGATGCTTTCTCCGATGTGTGGGATACCCTAAAAGACTGGACCCAAGGTACTTTGGGACGGATCGTAGCGGGAGCCATGGTTCTGGTGGGTATTGTGGGCGGTATCGCTCGCCAAAGCTTGATGGCTTTTGCCTTGGGCATTGGTGGCGGTATGGGTCTCTACAATACGCCAACAGTCGTTGAAAGTGTTATGTCTGCAACCTTACCTGTTGTTGCCAGCACTCAAGAAGTTATTGGCACAACTGTTCCAGCAATCAGCGCCGTTTTACTGGGCACCTGA
- the abiEi gene encoding type IV toxin-antitoxin system AbiEi family antitoxin → MKKAEAIKKLLEYDKRGRCVFTNSDLAKIFHQDNERALRAGIKRLQDDGLLTRIINGVYLYNLAQSKGSDTLEQIAKTIRRGEYNYISLESALSDFGVISQIPVDRLTVMTTGRSGEFKTPLGTIEFTHTKRDPIDIIENTSLVGRPLRLATKQTAYRDLKRVGRNTHLVSKDGLYEN, encoded by the coding sequence GTGAAAAAGGCTGAGGCAATTAAAAAGCTCTTAGAATATGACAAGCGTGGTCGCTGTGTTTTTACTAATTCAGATCTGGCGAAAATCTTTCATCAAGATAATGAACGAGCATTGCGTGCGGGAATTAAACGTTTGCAAGACGATGGCTTACTCACCCGAATCATTAATGGTGTGTATTTATACAATTTAGCGCAGTCGAAAGGCAGCGATACGTTGGAGCAAATTGCTAAAACTATTCGACGTGGAGAATATAACTACATTAGCCTGGAGTCTGCACTTTCTGATTTCGGTGTTATTTCGCAAATTCCAGTAGATCGCTTAACGGTTATGACAACGGGGCGTTCCGGTGAATTCAAAACACCTTTGGGTACAATTGAATTTACGCATACGAAACGAGATCCAATCGATATTATAGAAAATACCAGTTTAGTCGGCAGACCACTTAGGTTAGCAACGAAACAAACTGCATACAGAGACTTAAAACGAGTTGGCCGAAATACACATTTAGTAAGCAAGGATGGGCTATATGAAAATTGA
- the traV gene encoding type IV conjugative transfer system lipoprotein TraV: MTTSMQNNPKHQSKQWSKAGLLLLAVGSTLLSGCSSLGLGSSEYGCPGMPDGVRCLSAREVYELTSNGAAPKTIDAVATRIGSPSGYSQSDLETGLLSHPALPETQQSAPLRIPSRVMRIWIAPWEDDRGDLNLSSYVFTEIEPRRWDIGVSAPRTVSPVLRPLQTQSDSASAGADGKRDNLSIYGETNE, from the coding sequence ATGACGACATCAATGCAGAACAACCCAAAGCACCAGTCAAAACAGTGGTCTAAAGCTGGATTACTTTTATTGGCAGTCGGCTCAACCTTATTGTCTGGCTGTAGTTCATTGGGTCTTGGGAGTAGTGAATATGGATGCCCAGGTATGCCTGACGGTGTGCGCTGTTTATCCGCTCGTGAAGTCTATGAGCTTACCAGTAATGGCGCTGCACCCAAGACGATTGATGCTGTGGCGACTCGAATTGGTTCTCCCTCTGGGTATTCACAATCTGATTTAGAGACAGGACTGCTGAGCCATCCAGCATTACCTGAGACGCAGCAATCTGCACCTCTTCGCATTCCTTCAAGGGTGATGCGGATTTGGATTGCGCCTTGGGAGGATGACCGTGGAGATCTGAATTTATCCAGCTACGTGTTTACCGAAATTGAACCGCGCCGGTGGGATATTGGGGTGTCAGCACCTCGAACGGTTTCGCCAGTGCTACGTCCACTTCAGACTCAAAGCGATTCAGCCTCAGCGGGAGCTGATGGTAAGCGCGATAACTTGAGTATCTACGGAGAAACTAACGAATGA
- a CDS encoding DUF4400 domain-containing protein: MSKHKSVWLLCLALMLEIIAIGVLVPGDWTGRVISKEKQMIQNQLGAQTSYWIGQTSHGWYQSWVVDTQMEQSVRDFLIPTEEQRLRSKGMENMGGFWFVWVEDRIQAFFDVLYQVFTRFALLMVWLPFALILMLPALWDGLMTWKIKKTTFDFSSPIIHRYSMIILGSGVILLFMGLFAPLAIPPVVLPSMIIGLALMAGLALSHLQKKI, from the coding sequence ATGAGCAAGCATAAGTCGGTTTGGCTGCTGTGTCTGGCACTGATGCTGGAGATTATTGCCATTGGCGTGTTAGTGCCCGGTGATTGGACTGGCCGGGTCATTAGTAAAGAGAAGCAGATGATCCAAAATCAATTGGGCGCACAAACGAGCTATTGGATTGGTCAAACTAGCCATGGCTGGTATCAATCATGGGTTGTGGATACGCAGATGGAGCAATCTGTGCGTGATTTTCTAATCCCCACTGAAGAGCAGCGACTGCGCTCTAAAGGGATGGAGAACATGGGAGGCTTTTGGTTTGTCTGGGTAGAAGACCGTATTCAGGCATTTTTTGATGTGTTGTACCAAGTGTTCACTCGATTTGCTTTACTGATGGTCTGGTTGCCCTTTGCGCTTATTCTCATGTTACCGGCGTTGTGGGATGGCTTAATGACCTGGAAGATTAAGAAGACAACCTTTGATTTTTCGAGCCCTATCATTCACCGCTACAGCATGATTATCCTGGGCTCAGGTGTCATTTTGCTGTTTATGGGATTGTTCGCCCCGCTGGCTATTCCTCCTGTGGTGTTACCGTCGATGATCATCGGTTTGGCGTTGATGGCGGGGTTGGCGTTAAGTCACTTGCAGAAGAAGATATGA
- a CDS encoding type-F conjugative transfer system secretin TraK, whose translation MRTKISRWMTPSLIAMSLSGVLLSQASYADVELPIVPASVMKQSATANPPTQTNTASTDVPTTLMMTPGVNELIPVALGHLNRIVTPFESPQVRTTSDAQTQIKGNVVYVATDKESPVSLYITPPGQEAPALSVTLVPRRIPPREITLAIDGQQWPIKGVVNRKAATWETAQPYVDSLRDLLRRLALNELPQGYDIRLAGQTDTSPKCFQPGLKFGFKQGQIVSGHYFTVYVGLVESFADEPIEASELACHAPDIVASAYWPRNILLPGEKTELYVVVRNHREEAVESQRPSLLVGGE comes from the coding sequence ATGCGAACCAAAATTAGTCGATGGATGACACCAAGCTTAATCGCAATGAGCTTGAGTGGCGTCCTTTTATCTCAAGCGTCGTATGCAGACGTGGAATTGCCGATTGTGCCAGCCAGTGTGATGAAGCAGTCTGCTACTGCAAATCCACCGACTCAAACCAATACGGCTTCAACGGATGTGCCAACAACGCTAATGATGACACCGGGGGTTAATGAACTGATCCCTGTAGCACTTGGCCATCTGAATCGGATTGTGACGCCGTTTGAATCGCCTCAGGTGAGAACAACCAGTGATGCTCAGACGCAAATCAAGGGGAATGTTGTATATGTGGCCACGGACAAAGAATCACCGGTTTCACTTTACATCACTCCGCCTGGTCAGGAAGCGCCCGCATTATCAGTCACCTTAGTGCCTCGTCGTATTCCACCGCGTGAAATCACCTTAGCTATTGATGGTCAGCAGTGGCCTATTAAGGGCGTCGTGAACCGAAAAGCCGCCACTTGGGAAACGGCTCAGCCATACGTCGATAGCTTACGTGATTTACTCAGACGCCTTGCACTAAATGAGTTACCACAAGGCTATGACATCCGTTTGGCTGGCCAAACTGACACAAGCCCGAAATGTTTTCAGCCGGGCTTAAAGTTTGGTTTTAAGCAGGGGCAAATTGTGTCGGGACATTACTTCACCGTCTATGTAGGACTGGTTGAAAGCTTTGCCGATGAGCCGATAGAAGCCAGTGAATTAGCCTGCCATGCACCGGATATAGTGGCAAGCGCCTACTGGCCTCGCAATATCTTGTTACCGGGTGAAAAGACTGAGTTGTATGTGGTTGTTCGCAATCATCGTGAAGAAGCGGTGGAAAGTCAGCGACCTTCGCTTCTTGTGGGAGGTGAATAA
- the traC gene encoding type IV secretion system protein TraC translates to MKASLYSGQRASELLPVLAYSDDEQLFFMEDQSVGFGFLCDPLPGGDESVADRVNVLLNNDWPKDTLLQFGLYASPDIQTDLQRMMGLRHRQSDPLLRASIRKRADFLDGGTVQPIEESTQTQVRNFQLIVTCKLPLESPIPTERELSRASALRASFSQALATVGFRVTEMTDRNWLAALSAQLNWGKDASWRNPSPIRSEADKPLREQVLDYDRAIKVDSQGLMLGDYRVKTLSFKRLPERIWFGHAASFAGDMMTGSRGLRGSFLLNVTIHFPSAEAMRSRLETKRQWAVNQAYGPMLKFVPVLAAKKKGFDVLFEALQEGDRPIRANMTLTLFSPTEEASISSVSNARTYFKELGFELMEDKYFCLPIFLNALPFGADRQAMNDLFRFKTMATRHVIPLLPLFADWKGTGTPVINFVSRNGQIMSVSLYDSGSNYNCCIAAQSGSGKSFLVNEIISSYLSEGGQCWVIDVGRSYEKLCEVYDGEFLQFGRDSGICLNPFEIVEDYDEEADVLVGLLAAMAAPTQSLTDFQMANLKRQTRELWEKKGRAMLVDDVAEALKNHEDRRVQDVGEQLYPFTTQGEYGRFFNGHNNIRFKNRFTVLELEELKGRKHLQQVVLLQLIYQIQQEMYLGERDRRKIVFIDEAWDLLTQGDVGKFIETGYRRFRKYGGSAVTVTQSVNDLYDSPTGKAIAENSANMYLLGQKAETINALKKEGRLPLGEGGYEYLKTVHTVTGVYSEIFFITEMGTGIGRLIVDPFHKLLYSSRAEDVNAIKQLTRKGLSVADAISQLLKERGYE, encoded by the coding sequence ATGAAAGCCTCTCTGTATTCAGGGCAACGCGCTTCAGAGCTCTTGCCAGTATTGGCCTATTCCGACGATGAGCAACTGTTTTTCATGGAAGACCAAAGTGTTGGCTTTGGTTTTCTATGTGACCCATTGCCTGGTGGTGATGAGTCTGTTGCAGACAGGGTTAATGTTCTACTTAACAACGACTGGCCAAAAGACACTTTGCTGCAATTTGGCCTGTACGCCTCGCCTGATATTCAAACCGACCTTCAGCGCATGATGGGCTTACGCCATCGTCAATCCGATCCATTGCTCAGGGCGTCGATACGCAAACGTGCGGACTTCCTCGATGGGGGCACGGTTCAACCGATAGAAGAATCAACCCAAACTCAGGTACGCAACTTTCAACTGATCGTCACCTGCAAATTGCCTTTGGAAAGTCCTATACCGACGGAGCGTGAGTTGAGTCGAGCATCCGCGCTTCGGGCTTCTTTCTCGCAAGCGCTGGCAACGGTTGGTTTTCGTGTTACTGAGATGACCGACCGAAATTGGCTCGCAGCATTAAGTGCTCAGCTTAACTGGGGAAAAGATGCTTCCTGGCGCAATCCATCACCAATCCGCAGTGAGGCTGATAAACCACTTCGAGAGCAAGTGTTGGATTATGACCGAGCTATCAAAGTGGATAGCCAAGGTCTGATGTTGGGTGATTACCGAGTTAAAACCTTATCGTTTAAGCGCTTGCCTGAACGGATCTGGTTTGGTCATGCCGCAAGTTTTGCGGGCGATATGATGACGGGCAGTCGCGGTTTACGCGGAAGCTTTTTGCTGAATGTCACCATTCACTTTCCTTCAGCCGAGGCCATGCGATCTCGTCTAGAGACGAAGCGTCAATGGGCGGTCAATCAGGCCTATGGCCCAATGCTCAAGTTTGTGCCGGTGCTTGCAGCCAAGAAAAAGGGATTTGATGTTCTTTTTGAAGCCTTGCAAGAAGGTGATCGTCCTATTCGGGCAAATATGACTTTGACGCTGTTTTCACCAACGGAAGAAGCGTCGATCAGCTCTGTTTCAAATGCTCGAACCTATTTCAAAGAACTCGGATTTGAACTGATGGAAGATAAGTACTTCTGTTTGCCCATATTCCTGAATGCTTTGCCATTTGGTGCTGATCGCCAGGCGATGAACGACTTGTTTCGATTCAAGACCATGGCGACACGGCATGTGATCCCTTTGTTGCCTTTGTTTGCAGATTGGAAAGGCACGGGCACGCCAGTGATTAACTTTGTTTCCCGCAATGGCCAGATCATGAGTGTGTCCCTTTATGACTCGGGCAGTAATTACAACTGTTGCATAGCGGCGCAATCGGGGTCGGGCAAGTCTTTCCTGGTGAACGAAATCATCTCCTCCTACTTATCAGAAGGCGGGCAATGCTGGGTGATTGATGTTGGCCGCTCTTATGAAAAGCTGTGTGAAGTCTATGACGGTGAGTTCTTACAGTTCGGGCGAGACAGTGGCATTTGCTTAAATCCGTTTGAAATCGTTGAGGACTATGACGAAGAAGCGGATGTGTTGGTTGGGTTATTGGCCGCAATGGCCGCACCTACGCAGTCATTAACCGATTTTCAGATGGCCAACCTAAAGCGTCAGACCCGTGAACTGTGGGAGAAAAAAGGTCGTGCCATGTTGGTTGATGATGTGGCAGAGGCCTTAAAAAATCACGAAGACCGACGTGTGCAAGACGTGGGTGAGCAGCTCTATCCGTTTACGACACAGGGCGAATATGGCCGCTTCTTTAATGGTCACAACAATATTCGCTTCAAAAACCGTTTCACCGTTCTGGAGTTAGAAGAGCTCAAGGGGCGTAAGCATCTGCAACAAGTGGTGTTGCTTCAGCTTATCTACCAAATCCAACAGGAGATGTACTTAGGTGAGCGGGATCGTCGCAAGATTGTGTTCATCGACGAAGCCTGGGATCTGCTGACTCAAGGTGATGTCGGTAAGTTCATTGAGACGGGTTACCGGCGATTTCGAAAATATGGCGGCAGTGCTGTGACGGTAACGCAGTCGGTCAACGATTTATACGATAGCCCTACAGGTAAAGCCATCGCTGAAAACTCGGCCAATATGTACCTGCTTGGCCAAAAAGCCGAAACCATCAACGCGCTCAAAAAAGAAGGCCGTTTGCCATTAGGTGAAGGCGGCTACGAATACCTGAAAACGGTTCATACCGTCACGGGTGTCTATTCCGAAATTTTCTTTATCACCGAAATGGGCACCGGGATCGGCCGCCTCATCGTCGATCCGTTTCACAAGCTGTTGTACTCGTCCCGTGCAGAAGATGTAAACGCGATTAAACAGTTAACGCGCAAAGGCCTTTCTGTTGCTGATGCCATCTCTCAGTTGTTGAAGGAGCGAGGCTATGAATAA
- a CDS encoding plasmid-related protein, giving the protein MQITKIISSDTVERLKQKARKLKREKSIPHTQALDEIAVTAGFNHWNQVVQANDVLKPSEVALSSGCVMAFDVKDGMDVDTSDGVLIEDHFLEMLTEKQLFEIYVNSPDEDDEQNRLLKETLSDSELHEYFRDYCSFMYFRLAEPHANKPLKEVLALIRQYSFWMPQYIWLQGHLIDTYHLPAEDENGNTVGVRF; this is encoded by the coding sequence ATGCAAATTACTAAAATCATTTCCTCTGACACGGTTGAACGTTTAAAGCAAAAAGCACGAAAGCTTAAACGTGAAAAATCTATTCCACACACTCAAGCACTCGATGAAATTGCAGTAACTGCTGGTTTTAATCATTGGAATCAGGTTGTACAAGCTAATGACGTACTGAAACCATCAGAAGTGGCATTATCTTCAGGATGTGTCATGGCTTTTGATGTCAAAGATGGTATGGATGTCGATACCAGTGATGGGGTTTTAATTGAAGACCACTTCTTGGAAATGCTTACTGAAAAGCAGCTATTTGAAATTTATGTCAATTCCCCTGACGAGGACGATGAGCAAAACAGGCTACTAAAAGAAACGCTATCGGATTCAGAGCTTCATGAGTATTTTCGAGATTATTGCTCATTCATGTACTTTCGTCTTGCCGAGCCTCATGCAAACAAACCGCTGAAAGAAGTATTGGCTCTTATACGACAGTACTCGTTTTGGATGCCGCAATATATTTGGCTTCAAGGTCACCTTATTGATACTTATCATTTGCCAGCGGAAGACGAGAATGGCAATACCGTAGGCGTAAGGTTTTAG
- a CDS encoding TraB/VirB10 family protein — protein MKAQWEQMSPNMKRGLSVAGIAGGLILMVMVFSPNPDDGSSSRNRQETIRHILTDTNTRDVGVDSLAANVKLLSERNEQLRREVERLRRDVDSGRLSPDSPSIPSEVNAELARLRAELDDFHAGGDAAVEGTNSRFEVPLSAMELPKEEKPLPSNPDDYFANAPLPDPLYQQPANGQGTRARDVPLPPITIRMIEPEVVVEPEVVVQEAPPLYLPAGSIISGTLITGLDAPTHESARREPFPALLRIQKEAILPNRFRADIKECFLIAAGYGDLSSERAYLRGETISCVREDGGVIETRLDSYAVGEDGKAGIRGRLVSKQGQLVAKSMMAGFLQGLAGAFDVNPVPTIQTGNAGDTQLYQQVMSQEALQGAAIKGTGKALDRVAKFYLDMAENMFPVIEVDAARKIEVIVTRGASLSLATSQGGGARR, from the coding sequence ATGAAAGCACAATGGGAACAAATGAGCCCGAACATGAAGCGGGGCCTATCGGTTGCCGGTATTGCTGGTGGTCTCATTCTTATGGTGATGGTGTTTTCACCTAATCCTGACGATGGCTCAAGTAGTCGGAACCGACAGGAAACAATTCGGCACATTCTTACGGATACCAATACTCGTGATGTTGGGGTCGATAGTTTGGCTGCGAACGTAAAACTACTCAGTGAGCGCAATGAACAGTTACGTCGTGAAGTTGAGCGCTTGCGTCGTGACGTCGATTCAGGACGGCTAAGCCCAGATTCGCCTTCTATACCAAGTGAAGTCAATGCGGAGCTGGCCCGCCTTAGAGCGGAACTTGATGATTTTCACGCTGGAGGTGATGCAGCAGTTGAAGGCACAAATAGCCGTTTTGAAGTGCCTTTATCTGCCATGGAATTGCCTAAAGAAGAAAAGCCACTGCCGTCTAACCCAGACGACTATTTTGCCAATGCGCCGCTGCCTGATCCGCTCTATCAGCAGCCAGCAAATGGCCAAGGTACACGAGCTCGGGATGTTCCATTGCCGCCAATCACGATTCGTATGATTGAGCCTGAAGTGGTTGTCGAACCAGAGGTTGTTGTGCAAGAAGCGCCGCCTTTGTATCTACCGGCGGGCAGCATCATCTCGGGTACTTTGATCACAGGTTTGGATGCACCTACTCACGAGTCCGCAAGACGCGAGCCTTTTCCTGCATTGCTGAGGATTCAAAAGGAAGCCATTTTACCCAATCGATTTAGAGCGGATATCAAAGAGTGTTTCTTGATCGCCGCAGGTTACGGTGATTTGAGCTCTGAGCGTGCTTATTTGCGAGGCGAGACCATTTCATGTGTGAGAGAAGATGGTGGCGTCATTGAAACACGACTGGATTCTTATGCCGTGGGTGAAGACGGCAAAGCCGGTATTCGTGGCCGATTAGTGTCGAAACAAGGCCAACTGGTGGCCAAATCAATGATGGCCGGATTCCTTCAGGGTTTGGCAGGCGCATTTGATGTAAATCCTGTGCCGACGATTCAGACGGGTAATGCCGGTGATACTCAGTTGTACCAGCAAGTCATGAGCCAAGAAGCATTACAGGGCGCTGCGATTAAAGGCACAGGTAAAGCATTGGATCGAGTGGCCAAGTTCTATTTGGACATGGCTGAAAATATGTTCCCAGTTATAGAGGTAGACGCTGCAAGGAAAATTGAAGTCATAGTCACTCGTGGTGCCTCGTTGTCGTTGGCCACTTCGCAAGGGGGAGGTGCAAGAAGATGA